The window AAATGTATTGAGTGCGGTATAAATAGATTAACTTCCACAtttcttttcaatgaaatttctgatgtcATTGAAAAAGTTGGACCAAAGAATGTTGTGCAATTTATTTCAGATAATGGTTCTAACTTTTGTTCTTGTGGTGATATGTTGTCTGGAAAATGTCGTCATATATATAGAACAAATTGTGCTGCTCATGGGATTAATCTGCTTTTGAAAGATATTCACAAAAAAGTTAAATGGATGAGGGAAGTTATAGAAGATGGAAAACTTGTAGTGGATTATATTCACAGGCACACAGGTATTGTAGCATTGATGAGAAAATTCACCAACAATAGAGATATCAAGCAGCCTTGCAAGACAAGGTTtggtacttatttttttatgttgcaGTCTCTTATTGTTGTTGAGAATGAGCTGAGGCTTTTTGTTGCATCATCTGAGTGGAGAGCCTTTCAATTCAATAGAGCTGAAATGGCAGTGAGAACTGTTGGAATAATTCAATCAGAGACATTTTGGGAGGGGGCAAAGGAAGTTGTTGCTTTCATGGAGCCACTTATTCATATTCTTCGCCTTGTTGATTCAGATGGTTCTACTGCAGGTTACTTATATGAAGCAACAGAAAGGGCAAAAGAAACATTGAGAAAATTTGTGGAGAAGGATGGAGGGAAGTATTTAGCCATAAtggatttgtttcaatttaggtTAGAGAAGAACATTATTCATCATGTTCATCTCTTTGGTGCACTTTTGAATCCTTCTATTATGTTTGGTGGTCGACTTGATATTGATGGAACTAACTTTATGAATGCACAAGATTTTATAATGGACATCATGGTTCCTTTAGAAGATCATGAGCAATTCATGTAAGAAGTCATTGATTATCGCATGAAAAGTCCATTGTTGTTCAATATGACAGGGCAGACAATGATGAAAACTAATCATCCAAGTAAGTGACTTAgttaattagtttattattgtatttttttaaattaaatatagcattcttatatttgtttacttatgttgatttgtagggatttggtggCAATTTGTTGGTAGTGCATTTCCTGTGCTTCAGAATATTGCTTGTAAAATCTTGAGTCAGCCTTGTAGTTCCTCTCCTTGTGAGCGTAATTGGAGTGCTTGGGATGCagcacaaacaaagaaaagaaatagattagCCCCAGAGATGCTAGAGGATTTGGTGTACATCAGGATGAACTCTATGATGAGGGAGAACTATGAAAGCCAACTACATAAAGATTCAAGGCCTATTGATTTAGATAATCTTGGTGAATTACCTATAGTAGACTTTGAGCTTGAAATGGAGAGGCTTGAGCAGACGTATGAGGAACCTGAACCATCTGACACTGGAGCTGATGGAGGATCTACTTCATGTAGTTTAATGTCTCctcattgatctttttttttttttttttatcattgatcttTGGACCTGTTATAATGATACTGAGTTCTTTAGACTTCTTGGATGATATGGatggatggtttttttttttatatattttggacatgtcttttttaatatggtgtattatgtattaatttggaatttacattggatgctatattttggatgatatatgcatgaatgtttgatgttgatgtagtttagaacattagatgcaggtatatagacaataatctctcaaattacatgatgaTATATTgccgtttttttggtttcttttttttgaaaactacacgtttaatactcgtaccgttcgtttccgtccgtttgacgtttccttttttttgaccgtaccgttcatcgtttttatccgtttaaaacacgtaccgtacgtctctgtttttttgccgttcccgttttaactaacgaTGGTCTTGACATGGTAACGCAAGTGGCAAGATTCGATCGAGTTTTCCTAAGCCGTGGCCCTCGTCTCTACCaaagagggaggagaggggTGAGGAAAAAGAGGGTCACATCtagttaagggtgtcaatttcaaaccaaaactgaatacCGAATCCAAAACTGAGCCAAATTAATTGGACCTTCAGTTCAAATTCGGTTTGACTAAGTGAGTATGTTCCTTGGTTCAGCTTGATTTCGGTTTAGGATGTAAGAACCATTGGTTCAAACTGGAATCGAACCAAAtttttcttaaaaccaaaaaaataaaaaaaccctagtatcagtaagagagattttttaggtggtaaatgttttttacaatttatcatcatatatttacatgctaagacaattttggagttaacAATGGCCATAATGCCCATAATTTGAGCCTATTATGGCCTTTGGTTCATCACAGTCATGGTCCAAAAGTGAAACCGttttcataaccaaattaaaatcgaaataaaaaattgaattaaaactgcatatcaaaactaaattaaaaccaaaaccgaatcagACCGAATTGAAttaatttgagtatttaaataCATAACGGAATCGATTCTCAATTTTGTTttggtccaccttatcatcattaagaaaggaaccaaaatcaaaccgaataaaCTTTACAtctggtgaaggaaaatttttctctatatattaaggagggaaaaggacaggtatgctagcaaGTCACCTAagaattaggtatgctagctTATATTGTCCGTTGGATTAGGCAGATTAAATCAATGTTGTTGAGGTTATTTAGTATGTATACCATTATACATGTACAAAGTATGATaccaaactttaaaaaaaattgaatatataCTAAGGTGTCAGTTGTAAAACAGTACATAGCTGACATATGTCTTGGGAACTTAACTATTTTTCCTATGCTATACCGTATTATCGTAGCATCTCTCCGTTGGAAAATTATCCTCTGCAGAGAGGATCTTCGACCCATTTCACGCGTTGCTCCGATCCAAATTTGCAAAACTCCCTTCCAATCCCCTGACCCTCTCCCTTCCCTTCCATTTCCATCTCCATTCATAttaaggttttaaattttcagaattAGAGACCAGTGGCTCTCTTCACTTGCTACAATCGACCAATGACGATCGGCGTCGTGCGACCTCGACGGAGCAGCGATCATCTCATATACTAGGGTTATTGAGATGCAGCAGAGTCCATCTCACAACTCTCTCCCATTCATGACCAGATTCACAGCTGAGTCTAGGGTTTTCGTTTTCTTCCAGATCCCTTCCAGGGCACCGAGTAGTAGCACCGACTAGCGACCAACTATCACTGTCCTCGACCAGCAATCTAGggttttcattttccattttccattaTTAGATCTCACAACTCTCGATCCCAATTTAAGGTTTTCgttttccattttccattttatgtttctttcttcCATCATTGCAGGTCTTCTCGGTGATCGATCCCAATCTGTGTGAAGGACGAATCGAGCAGGAAGGCTAAGGTTGGGGTTCTTTCATCTCAGTCTTCACCGAGCAATGACCGAGCAGTGATCAAAGAGACCAGTAACCTTCGACTGAACAGGGAGTACGAAAATCCCAAATCAACACAGTTACATTCGACTGAAGAGCATCGGGAGTTACCCAAGGTatgatggttcgaatccatcaagattctAATTATTTTAGAAAACTGAAGAATGTGCTGTGATTGCTGACCTTCACTAAGAAATGTTTTTACTTCACTGAGAAATGTATCCATTCATGTCATGATTTTGTCAGTGATGCTTGTTATAATTTATATGACCATGTACTTAActagcttcttcttttttattggaCAATGTTAAACTAGTTCTTAATAAAGGACGAGATACATCTGGTTCATGCTGTTTGAGAATGTAGAACCTGgtttgcaggaaaaaaaaaagaaggaagtgTTGAACCTGACAACTATGAATTGCCATTTTTTAAAGAAGAATCTtgccattttatttttgtttaaaatcCAACAATGAGAGTTATGTGATCATGAGAGTAGGTCATTAAAGAGGTACATGTGTATGTTTGTTTCACTGCATAAAATGAAGCCAAAATGACTCTACAAAAGATATAGTCAGGTAAAAACATGCAAATGTTGAAGCATTTGGTAACAAGAAATACGCTCAGTACTACTTttttggaaagttggttttaagTTGCTGGATGATGGAAGTATTTGATAACAAGAAATACCCTCAGGCCTCAATCAAGGGGACCCCCCCTCTTCAAAAGACCCTTTTGGACAAAATTATATACCTCCTACCTCATCCCAAAAATCAATACTTTTTTTTATGTAGCATTGCCTGTAGCTCCATATGCTTATGCTTCCCTTTGCACTTGATATCTTTGCAGGTAAAACCTCTAGTAATTCCCATTCAAATCTGATTGTACCCAAGATTACAACTGCTTAAGAGACAAGTAAAAGCATTGATAATGGGTTGTTTGTGTGAACTTCTAGTGTTTTTTTGGTATAGTGTGATAACACTGTTAATATGGGATGTAATGAAGCTTTAACTAGTATTGCAGAGAATAGAAAACACCATACGCATGTtcagaagaaattgaaaaaagtttCTTGATAATTTTCAGTGTTATATTTCAAATACCATTTTAAGTTAAGGATGATTGATCTTATATCCGTTGAGAGGTCCTTTATCCTCTAcagctttaaaaaaaatgagtttaTTCCATAGGTGATGGATGTTAATCTGATATCATTGAAAAGAACTATGTCCTATGTTGCTAGAATTATCcaacaaaaaatgaattttattgCTGAAAAGTAATCTACATATGTAATCTTTGGATGTTTTGCCTTCACTTTGTTTGGCctcaaaaaaagaaggaaaaaaatgagttTCCTTCTCTTCgtctcttcccctcttcctgTCTCTCAGCTTTCCTGGCGGCGACCATAGATGATCCCTGCAAAGGTCAAGAGAAGATTTTTCTTCActattctcttcctcttttccccTCTTCCTCTCCTAGCTTTCCTGGCGGCGACCATagatcttcactcttctcttcctttcttcccctCTTCCTATCTCCCACCTCTCCCAGCGGCGACCACAGATTATAGCAGCGAGCCTTcacttttctcttcctctcttcccctcttcctctctcctcccctgaaTTGAGTACTGATGCGCGTTGGAGCAATCAAAGGGCTAAAAGGGACGTTGCAAAGAATATACCTTTTTCAGAGTAATGTATTTGAATTTATCAAGACAAATAGTAAAGTATTACCAGTGTATTTTAACATATTGAGTTACTTTTCTCTGATAAAGTAAGATGCAAATCTAAAGATTAGAATTAAATTGATCAAATCCAACATCTAGTATCTTGCTAACATTcttaattcctaggtactatgctagtatacctatccctctcccatattaAAAGGGAATGTAAAATCTATTTCTTTTGCACTTCCAATGCTCTCAACTTTTCCATCCGTGGTGAGTCTCGTGACTCGTGTAATCCAGTtaccccaaaattcaaaaagaaaGTCCTAATCTCTGTCATGCACTTCAAACTTTAATAATTGCGTTGGATGCTTTTCCTCTTTATCCAACCTTTGGAACTTTTGATTGTTAATCTGTTGATGAACCCAGACAAAATTTGGTTGCTACCTACCCCGGTAGGAGCGAAGTTCCTCTTAATTTGTAAACTTAAAGGGAAAGATAGACGGAGGAAATGAGGATGAGGGGGTTAGGTCGGGAtagattaaaaatatataaatgtcACGCTCATAAAGAAAATTGGATAAGAATTAGACGACCAAGAATTGAAAAGAAACCGGATCCTTAATTAGTGGATctcactcttttatttttttcgaaAATGAATTTGGGTGGGATCCACACGGTTCGTGTTTTCTTGTGTTGAGAATTTCTCATTCTTTTATAGAAGCATGCGTCCACGTTAGGTACAGATAAAGCCCAGCATAACAACAAAGAACACTGAGCAATGGCGGGGATGAGGTAATAAAATTCCCATGGGTTGGACCACATCACAGGCGGAAGTCCCCTCGTTTCAGTCGCGGGGCAAGGCAGCGTCCTCATTCTCGGACTGAAACAAGAAACATAAGCTAGTTGTCAGAGGAAAGATAAGGCTCATGGGTTTAACAGCGCCACAGAAGAGTAACCTCCGCATTGTTCTTTCAAATTGGCAGTTGGAACCAGATTTCCTGTACTGGCGTGCTAGTCAAATaaccctttctttttccttgattGCTCAAAtcaaggggttttttttttcctagccCTTCTTTCCGTCTTTGTTTTTCTCCTCACATATGAGTTTCTTTTGTACCCTCTTTTGACGACAAAAATTAAAACCTCGAGTAGAATTAAGGACGGCTCTTGTAACTTATATGAAGGGGTGATTTGATGTGGCAGTGGCTATCTTCTCAATAGTTACGAGCCggttactttcattgatgaagAAGCCATGGCTGGCTATTTGTATTATTTAATTACGGATAATCTTGAAAGAAAGTAGACTTTGAATAAGATCAATTTTGCTACATGACAAGAAAGTCATgaccttccaaaaaaaaaaaatcatgactTGCTCAATAAAGTCAAGAAATTGGTGACCTCTCAAATTAACCAAGGTGTAAGAACTTTAACAATAAATtcatttatctctttttttttttttataattttcctattttatctctctcatTATTTAAtcccttatttttttccccatcttCAAAACAGGGACCAAGCTAAATAGAGCGAGTCTgagagaaaacaaataaaattcgGTTCTAATTCAGTTTTAAGTAgttgaaattaaattaaatttgatttcaaatttacTTCAAAAACCATCGGTTAGAACCGAAATAGAATCGAAGGGCTATTTAAATCCA is drawn from Macadamia integrifolia cultivar HAES 741 chromosome 7, SCU_Mint_v3, whole genome shotgun sequence and contains these coding sequences:
- the LOC122084185 gene encoding uncharacterized protein LOC122084185, with amino-acid sequence MQYVSSIKATWDITGCTIMSDSWTDIKKRSWVNVIAYSPGGAVFLKCIECGINRLTSTFLFNEISDVIEKVGPKNVVQFISDNGSNFCSCGDMLSGKCRHIYRTNCAAHGINLLLKDIHKKVKWMREVIEDGKLVVDYIHRHTGIVALMRKFTNNRDIKQPCKTRFGTYFFMLQSLIVVENELRLFVASSEWRAFQFNRAEMAVRTVGIIQSETFWEGAKEVVAFMEPLIHILRLVDSDGSTAGYLYEATERAKETLRKFVEKDGGKYLAIMDLFQFRLEKNIIHHVHLFGALLNPSIMFGGRLDIDGTNFMNAQDFIMDIMVPLEDHEQFM